TATCAAGAAATCGATATCTTTGCTCGTAAAGTTACGAGGTACTAAATCCATCACAGCCAGTGTACCTAAACAATGTCCAGATGCAGTCAGCAAAGGTGCGCCTAAGTAAGCACGGATACCATAATGTTGAAATAATGAACTTCTAGAAAATTCTCCATCCGTTGCTGTATCTGGAATTGCTAAAACTTGATGACTATCAACGACATAAGTGCAAAATGATTCATTACGAGGCAGTTGCCCAGATGTCAATAACTCATTCATTAATCCCAATCGAGATAAACCAACAGCCGACTTAATCCACTGTCGATCTTCTGTCATTAAGCCCACGAGACTGATAGGTGTTTCTAAAAATCGGGAAGCTGTTTGAGTAGCTTCTTCAAACACTGGCATCGTGTCTGTTTTTAGTAGACCAAACTCCGCCAAAACTGTAAACCGTTGCTGTTCTCTTACTGCGGGCGTGAAATTATCAAGACGACAAAAAAGCCTACTTTCTGGACTTTCCATGACCATCTCTACCCCGATCCTTGCTGCTATATTACTCATCCCAATGCGGCTGTTGAGTTAACCCTATAACTAAGGTTCCCGAACAACAGTTCACAACCAACACATTGCAGCAGAATTGCTAGTAGAGATAAGCTTGGTTATTGGCTATCAGTCATCGTGCATTGTTAATTGTCCAAGCAGGGTGAGACAGCAAAGAGGAAATAACCCGCACTCCCCGCAACTGATTTGATAGAGGTAGATGCCCCTTGGGTGCTGTTAAAGCCCAAGTAAACTCATTCGGATAACGAGTCCAAGCGTTGCCGTTTTTCCAACCAATTTTCGACCAGAGTTTTTCCCAATTTTTGCCAACTGCCAGCCACATTTCCCGTTGAACGGAAAATCCAAACTTACCTTCTGAGTGTAGTAACCATAAATTATTGATCGTTTGGAGATCAGTAATTGGACAATTTTCTACCTCTGTAAAGTACAGCCACTTTCTTTGTAGTGCATCAGAACCCGCCAATTCACACAGTTTTAGGTTAGAGAGACGATCAGCTTCTAAAAAGTCTTGTTGAGCAAGCAGTTTTTGGAGAGGGCTATAATCAATTCCACGCTCAGACTTTAATGGCACAATCCCAGTCGGAAAGTTGGTATTGAGAAATTCAGTTGCCTTGGCTGAGTTCGCCTGATAAAGAGCTTGGTAAGCAATACCGTCAACTAAACTGGGTGGTGAAGAGCGACGTTCACATAAAAATTCCATCAATAACTGTAAACCGACATCACCAGAACTGAGGACTTCGGGAATCAGTTTTTGTTGATTTTTCTCAGTTTCTGACTTGAACTTGTAGCGAATGTCAGCGATGTTGTCGGATGTATCTGGTGAGGTAGTGGTTAGATCACTCATTAAGCGACTCGGCGTGCTGGTTACTTCTAGCTGGAGTTATCTGTGCATTAATTAGCTTACCAGCATCGGTAAACATCAGCCAATAATTTTACTTTTGTTCTGGTAGGCGGTAGCCATTTTCGTAGGCAAAGCGCACTAACTGAGAGCGATTGGCTAAATCCAACTTATTAAGTATATTACTAAGATGGGTTTGCACTGTACGGGGGCTGATAAACAAGCGATCGCTGATTTGTTTATTCGTAAAACCTTGAATCACTTCCCAAAATACTCTCGCTTCGGCGGGTGTCAAGGGTAAATCTTCTGGTTGAGTAGATAAAGCAATCTCAACTGTGCGCTCTTTTTCTATCAGTGGTTGTTCAGGTGCAGGGGGTAGAGGCATTGCAGGTGAACGGCTTGCCAAATGCTGCATCAACATTACCATTTCTGAATGTATCCGGCGCGATCGCTCTAGTTGAGCCTCAATCTTGGCGATTAATTCCCTGGGATCAACAGGTTTAGTTAAATAATCATCCCCCCCAATCGTGTGACCTATAATGCGATCTTCCAACTCTCCTTTCGCCGATATAAAAATAAACGGTACCAATTGCCCAAATCTACTAGCCCTCAACTGGCGGCAAAATTCCAACCCGTTCATCTCTGGCATCATCACGTCAGATACGACTACATCAGGTGGATCTTGCTCGAAGACAGTTAATGCTTCAACCCCAGAACTCGCTTCCTTGATTTGGTATCCATGCTTGTGCAAATGATGTATCAAGATAGTTCGCAGAGTTCTATCATCATCCACCACTAAAATCTTTTTCACGTAATTAACCTACTTTTTAAAATCCTGCTGGTGATGTAACTCCCGCGAGATTGAACTATGTATAGCTCTATACAACAATGGTATGCTCGTTTCTATTTATCTGTCTGTTAACAATTTTGAACAACTCAGAGGTTTTAAATAGCTTCTTTGATCATAAACACCAAAAAAAGCTTGATTTCAGTACCACTAGCTAGATTAATCTAGTAACCTGCCTCTAAAAGCACGCTTGTCGGCTAAGTTATCCAAAACTAAACAGCAATATGTACGAAAAAATCACACCCCCTGATACTGGTTCTCGGATTACTTTCCAAAATGGCGAACCAATTGTGCCAGACAACCCGATTATTCCTTTTGTTCGTGGAGATGGTACAGGTGTTGATATTTGGCCTGCTGCTCAGAAAGTATTTGATGCCGCAGTTAAAACTGCCTATGGAGATAAACGACGCATTAGTTGGTTTAAAGTTTACGCTGGTGACGAAGCCTGTGAAAAGTACGGCACATACCAATATTTGCCCGAAGACACTCTTAATGCGATCAAAGAGTATGGTATTGCCATCAAAGGGCCACTGACAACACCCGTGGGAGGTGGTATTCGTTCACTCAATGTCGCCCTGCGTCAAATTCACGACCTATACGCCTGTGTGCGCCCCTGTAAATACTATCAAGGTACGCCTTCCCCCCACAAAAACCCAGAAAAACTCGATGTCATTGTTTACCGAGAAAATACAGAAGATATTTACCTGGGAATTGAGTGGCGACAAGGCAGTGAAATGGCTAACAAAATCATTCATTTGCTAAATAATGAATTGATTCCCGCCACTCCCGAACATGGCAAAAAGCAAATCCCTCTAGATTCTGGCATTGGAATCAAACCGATTAGTAAAACAGGCTCTCAGCGTCTAGTTCGCCGCGCTATTCAGCACGCCCTGCGCCTACCATCTCATAAGCAAATGGTGACGTTAGTGCATAAGGGCAACATCATGAAGTATACAGAAGGAGCCTTCCGCGACTGGGGTTATGAATTAGCGATTACAGAATTCCGTAACCAGTGTGTGACTGAACGGGAATCTTGGATTCTTTCTAACAAAGAGAAGAACCCAAATATTACCGTTGCAGAAAATGCAGGTGAGATCGAACCAGGATACAACTCTCTGACAGAGGAAAAACAAGCTGCTATTTGTCGTGAAGTTGAAACTGTACTGAATAGCATCTGGGAAACTCACGGCAATGGTCAGTGGAAAGAAAAGGTGATGGTAAATGACCGAATTGCTGACAGTATTTTCCAACAAATTCAGACCAGACCGGATGAATACTCTATTCTTGCCACGATGAATTTGAATGGAGATTATTTATCTGATGCTGCTGCTGCGATCATTGGCGGGTTAGGCATGGGGCCAGGAGCTAATATTGGTGATTATTGTGCCATTTTCGAGGCTACCCACGGTACTGCTCCTAAACACGCTGGTCTCGATCGCATTAACCCAGGTTCTGTAATTCTATCAGGGGTGATGATGTTGGAATTTATGGGGTGGCAAGAAGCGGCTGACTTAATCAAACAAGGCATTGGTAAAGCTATCTCTAATCGAGAAGTTACCTATGATTTAGCTCGGATGATGGAACCACCTGTGGAGACACCTCTCAAGTGTTCTGAGTTTGCTGAGGCGATTATCAAAAATTTTAGCTAAATCTGAGTGGGGAGTCAGGAGTCAGCAAGAATATTATCCTTAATCTCCCCCTGCTGCTTCTGCTCCCCCATCAAGGATTGGAGAATATATTTGAATTTTGCCCGTTTTCGCTACCTGAAGTTACCCCAGGTGTAGAGAAGTTAGACTGATTTAACTGACTCGGTGGTAATCCTGGGTTTACTGTAGTAGGGGTAGATCCAGGGTTATTAAATCCATTTAGCTGATTAGGGTTTTGAACAGTAGGTTGATTGAAGTTATTCGGATTTCCTGGTACAGCATTGGGAATGCTGGGAGGTATTACAGGTCGGTTCAAATAGGTGTAATCATTGCTGGGAAATGAGTTGGGATAGGCTGTTGCACTTGTGGCAGGTAAATTGTAGTTATTTATAGTTGAGGGAGAAATAATTTGTGGTTGATTAACCGCAGTTTGTTGTTGGTTTGGTATCGCTATCGGGGTCTGAGTTATTAATGCAGGGGATGGTGTAAGCTGGCTCAGAGCGGCTTGCAGGGCGCTGACGGGTGCAGCATTAGTAGTGGGATTGAGGGGATTAAACCCGTTGAAGTTGCTGCTTGGGTTAGAGGTAAGTGCTGAATTTGGTGAGGAGTACTGGTTAGGTGCAGGATTGAGGCTTAAAGAATTATTGTTAAGCGCAACTAAGTTGCTGCTGGAAATATTTGGTGTTAAGTCAGCAAAAGGATTATAGACGTTTTGCTGGTATGAGGGGATGTTACTCAATGGTAAGGATGTAGGGTCTATCTGAGCAACAGATTGTTGAGGATTGATTGTTTCTAGTAAATTATCTGCTTTTGTAGCGGAATATTTTTGGTTGGGTGCGGCGAGTGGCTGGGAAAATAGCGGTAGATTTAATTGTTGGTTGAGTACAGAGGAATTATCTATATCTGCGATCGCAGCTATGTCTCCAGGCGACAGTGTTGAGGAGTTAGCAGAATCAAGTTGATTTGTATTATTGTTATTACCACGCAACCACTCTGGGTGGCTCCAATATTGCCAAGCACCGATTAGTAATAAACCAAGTGCGATCGCTGATCCTAAAACAGTTGGTTGCGATAGTTTCTTTAACCTAACTTGGAAATAGCGATATACAGGGATTTTTTTTGAATATGACATATAGCTTACTCTATCGCGCTACCCGTAATACCATTACTCCTCCGGCTGTTAAGCCAAAGATATTCGGCAACCAAGCTGCTAAAAACGGAGATAGAACAGACACCTGACCAAGCGCACCGCTAATAAATGACAGTAAATAATAACTAAAAATTACTATTACACTCACACCAAAGCTAGTTGCTCTACCAGTACGTTGCGGTCTAATTCCCAAAGCAGCACCAACGATACCAAACACCAAACAAACAAAAGGTAAGGAGATTTTTTGTTGAATACGCACTTTTAGTTTAGTAATTTTTTTATCATCTCCGCTCATATTTAATATTTTTAAATATTCTAATGACTGAGCAATATTCATTTCACCATAGTCTCGACCCTTACTAGCTAGATCTAATGGCGCTCTAGAAAGGCGCAGTTTTTGGTGTTCAAATTTTAAGATATTGCGGTAAGAAGCATCTGGAGCAACTATATAAATAGAACCATTAAAAAAATCCCACGTATTTTCTTGAGTATTCCAAGTTGCTGCTTCTGCGGTGACAATTTGATTTAATCCTTTTCTAGACCAGTCTAAAATCGTCAAATTCTTCATTTGTTTACCGTCAAATTTATCCGCATAAAATAAACGTGCTAGTGTCTTGGTTGTCTGCCCGTTGATTTTTTCTTCTCGATATTCTGGATAAAAAATATTTTCTTCTTTTAAGTTTAGCTGATCTTTTTTTAGTGCTTGTGAAAGGGTTGTTGATGCTTCATAGTTGGCAGCAGGTACAACCAATTCATTAAATAAGAAGGTCATCCCAGTAACCATAAAACTGAGAACAATTGCAGGCAATATCAGCCGATAAATACTAATGCCACAGCTGCGTAACGCGATGATTTCACTGTCACTAGAAAAACGACTATATGTCATTAAACAGCTTAAAAGTGTAGACATTGGAAAAGCATAGACAATAAATTCTGGCATTTTCAATAACAAAACTTTGACGGCAATTGCGATCAAAAGTCCAGATTCAGCGACTTGCCGCACCAAATCAAATAAGCTTCCAATGGCAACTCCTAAAGAAGAAAATGCACCAACACCAAACAAAAATGGCATCAATAGTTCGATCGCAATGTATCGATCCATAACCGAGAAGCCGGGTAGTCGAGGATTATAAAATTTAGATTTACCAAATGCCATTGTTAAATAAAACCATTATTAATGATGATTATGCTCAATCAAGTAAAAAAATTGCTGATTAATTTTTTACTCATGTTTACTGCAAAATTAATAAATTTCAACGTTGAAAATTTTGACCTAAGTAGTACTGCCGCACTAAAGGATTAGCATACAGTTCTTCAGCGCTGCCAGCAGCGAGAATTTGTCCGTCGCGCATAATGTAGCCTCGATCTGTAATTGCCAAAGTTTCTCGGACGTTGTGATCGGTAATTAAAATACCCATTCTGCGATCGCGCAATTGAGCAATAATTTTTTGAATTTCTGACACAGCAATAGGATCAACCCCCGCAAACGGTTCATCTAACAGCAAAAACTTTGGCCCCTCTCTACCCGCAGCTAAAGCTCTGGCTATTTCCGTCCGTCGTCGCTCTCCGCCAGATACTTGATTACCCTTGGTATAAACTACTTTTTCGAGGCGAAACTCTTGAATTAAGGAACTTATGCGTCTACCCCACTCTCTGCGTGGCACATTAGTTTGTTCTAGCACTAATAAAATATTGTCTAGCACACTCAGGTGTCTAAAAATACTAGGTTCCTGAGCTAGATAACCAATCCCCAACCTTGCTCGTTCGTGCATCGGTAAATTGGTAATATCAAGGGCATCTAAACGTACCCTACCTTGGTCTGGCTTTTCTAAACCAGTAGCCATATAAAATGTCGTTGTTTTACCAGCGCCATTAGGCCCAAGTAGCCCCACAATTTCCCCTTGGGAAACTGAGAGGTTGACACGGTTCACTATCACTCGCTTGTTATAGGACTTGTGGACGTTTTCTAGGTAGATTTTCACTTGTTTTTGGCACTAATAATCAGGAAAACCACGTTATTTTAGGGTTGAGAATTATTTGGCTCAGAAACAATATAAACAGATTCCACCTGCTTATTAGATTTAGGTAGTGCCACAAAGCGCCCCTCATCAATTAGGTAAGTAATTGTCTCCCCACGCAGGCTATTACCTTGCTGTAGGATATAAACATTGCCGCTCATTACAATGCGGCGTTCGCGGCTGAAATATTGAGCTTGGGCAGCAGTTCCTTGAATCTGTCTTGATGGATAAAGAACTTGCACATTCCCACGAGCCGTTACGACTCCAGTTTTGGAGTTATATTCTTGCACATCAGCACGAACGCTCAGAGGGCGATTATCTTGAGAGGTTTGGGCTTGGGCGTTTTGGAGTTGCAAAGGTGCTAGAGCGCCTGCAACCACTAGAGGAGCAATTATTGCTAACCCTAACCGACGCTTCAAAGAATCAATTAATTTATATGAAGAAATCATTGTTTGCACTGGCTTAAATGAAGATGATTGTGATAGTACTATTAACGATAGTTTACCGAATCGGTTAAAGTCGAGAATCATACCACCTGCTGACATATTTTGCTAGTATGGCAACAAGCGTATTGACGTTTTCAGTTCAATCAAGTTTCTTTTGGATGAAAATAGTCAGGCATGAAGGGTGAAAAGTAGAATTTTTAGGGCGATCGCACGCAACTAAGACGTTTACGCTACACGCACTTAAAGGCAAGCGATCACTTTCCACACTACATATAAGGATATAAGGCGATCGCAATTATTGGCTTCATATCTACTGCGGGCATTTTGCTAGTGTGTGATTTCATCTACGCTGGCATAAACCTAATATGCGTATGGGCGGGTTTATCACAAAAATTTTGCTTTAGATAAGTATTTTATCTCCAAAACCACTCTTACAATCGCAAACTCATTTTCATTTTTAACAATCATCAGTTACGGTTCTAATCTCACTTGGGTTTAATTATCCCACCATACACCTGATAACTGTTACCTAATTACTGATAACTAATTTAATAAGTACTTTCGTTTTATATATTAGCGAATTTAATTTTTGGCAACTGATAGTTAGATGGATTGTTAGACGTATCTGCTCCCTCTAACTGCTCAACGAAATCAGCTATTTTCTCTGCTCCTAACTCATGCAAAGTTGTTAATAAATCAGCACTCTCAGTCACCAAATCCGTAACATTAATCTCCTCATATATAGGTTGGTAATTTTTGATGCGTGCAATTCCTTCCCCCAGTAAAACAACGGCACCACGCCAGTTATGATTCTCCAAGTGATAACAGGCAACAGCAATTTGGAGGACACCTTGATAGAACCTTTTTTGTGGCTCTGATGCCTCCATCCACAAAGCCTCTAGGGTGTCGTGACAAGCATAAAATTCTTGTTGATTAAACTGTTCAACACCCTGGAGAAATTCATTATTTGGCATAACAATTAACAATTAAGAATTACCTCAAAAGCTGAAACTGGGAGGTGAAGTAGCCAAAGATGTTTTGATTTTTCATAACTCAATGTGCAGGGCAAGCAGGCTAAAAATTGTTAATTGTTAATTGTTAATTGCTCACGCCATACTTTCGCGAACAGCTATGATTTCTTCTAGAGAAATTTCTTGCTGCTGACCAGCAAAGTCATTATCTGGAGTTAAAAATAGCATACAGTGACATTCCTTGCGCTCACGCATAGGTACGCAAGGACAATTCCAGAAAGCAGCACTTACCTCTGCTTGTTTGTCTTCGTAATGGCGACAAGGGCATAAGGGAGAACCAAGATCGTCTTTGTGCTTCGCCAGTCCTTCAATGACGACAGCAGTAACCGAAGGATCAACACAGAAGTAAGTCCCTGTACGCTTGGCATAAGTTTCGGAAAAATGCCGCATTGCCTCCAGATTTTTTTCGCTGGCTTGGTTATCAGTATTTGCTGGGTTCATGGGGTAAGATCGCAGGATGTGAGCGTATGTTTTTGCATTTTACCGCAACGCTCTTATAGCAGTTAGCAGTCACCAGTATTTTTCCTGACTTGAGTGCGGTTAAAATCTCCTATGTCGTCTTTTTATCCTAGCTTTGAACAGATAAGGCTTTAGTTATCTTTATTTTTGATAATTTTTTTACTATCCCAAATTTCTCCTATCCAATAGAACAGTATTATGCCAGAAAAACTCGCAGCAAAGTCTTCAATACTTGCAGTGCGGTAGGGTAAAATTGATTGCCAGATTTCTTCAGCAGCAGTAAAAATTGTGAAAATAAACGACCCTAGCGGGATGGGATAGCGAAAAACTGCTATCATTACCCTGCCTGTCGCTCGATGAAATAAAAAAGAAGCAATTCCGTAGAGGATAAAATGCCCTAGCTTGTCATAAGGCGGATGAGCTAGGGAAAAGTTGATTAATTTTCCTGAGTCTGCTAATAAAATAATTGTCACAATGATTAGAAAATATACAACAGAGGCTGCAATCCAGCCTTTCTGGGATAATTTCATAATTAAGCTGTTGTGCTTCTAATTGGTTTTTAGAATACCTGTTTATGAAAGGGAACAGGAAGATAGGATCTAAATTGGTAATTGCTTAGTAATAATTGTTCAAGCTTTGCTGCAATTGTAATTGCAGTGGTTGCTCAGTATTAATAATTACTCCAGGCAATTTACGATTAATCATCTTAGCTAATTCTGTGGATGCTCTTGGTTGCCAGAGAACCCAACGGCTACTATTCGGGAGGGAGTTGAGCGTTTCCGAATTTTGGGTTAACCAAATTGTAGGTGAGTTAGGCAGATTGCTAGTATTTGAGTCTTCACCTGCATTGACGGCAGCTAGGGTTTCTAATACTACTCGGTTCCCCCACAGTAAACCTGTTGCGGCTGTCCAGAGTTTCGCATTAAGCCCAGACTTACCAGCATAGAAGTAGATGGATGCTGCCGCAATTACTGCTTGTTCAAAATCTTCTAAATCCCAAACACCTGCGCTATCTAAGCCAATAATAACTTCTTGACCGCCAGTAAATACTTCTAATTCACGTACTTTAAATTCACCATAGCGGGCGCTGGTACGCCAGTGGATTAAACGGATCGGATCGCCAACGCGGTAGGGTCGCAAGGCGCGGGTAACGCCTTCTGTAGCAGCATGGGCGCGGCGATCGCGATTATAGTAAAGTGAATTTTCATCTTGTCCCATTTGATCGACCAAAGGACAGCTATTGAGGGGTAATACCGTAGGATAAACAAAAGCTTTTGCTGGAACATCCCTAAAACGACGACACCAAAATAATCCTAAAGGCGCACCTGTTCTCAACTGCACAGTGTCCCACCGATAAACTCCTCTTTTCTGGGTTGATTGATAATAAATCCATCGGTGGGCATCTTGAGATGGAATAGTTTCTAGGGATATTTGTACAGGTTTACCTAGTACGAAAGGAAGTACATCTTGAACTTGCAGTAGCGTTTTTGGCTGCTTAGTTTGATTGATGATTTCTACTTCAATTGTTAATTGGTCGCCTACTGTGACAGGAGGAATAGGATTTCGCCGTACTATCAATTCTCGCAGCGATCGCACTGATAGCACCGCCCCTAGTCCCAGCATGGCAAAGATAATCCCACTGATCACATATAGCCACCCTGCCATTGTATTGGTTGCGGCTGCGAAGAAACATATAGCAATTCCTAAAAGCAACCAACCTGCATAAGCAGGAGTTGCCCAATGAGTTTCTAACCAGCTAGTAATCCGGTTGATCATGCTTCCTTCTACTCTCTTGAGATCCCACCCTAGCAACTAAGATAACCTGTTGCTGTCCTAGTAGGGAGAAGCTAGGTTAAAGTAAACTACCTACAGGTCTGAAGTACGCAAATGTCCAATGCAAACAGAACAGCCTGTTCCCGCCAAAGATAAGCCTCCCTCAATCGCTGTGCTAGTGAGGCACGCTCATGCTAATAAAGCATCTGATATTCATCTGCGCGTTGGCGAAGTTCCAAGATATCGCATACGTGGTCAGTTAGTACCTTTTGGTAGACAATGGAAATTAACTCCAGAAATTTTTCAACAGTATTTAGTAGAGATTCTTACACCAGCGCAAATACAAGAATTTGCAGCTAATAAAGAGTTAGACACGGCGATTTTTTACCCTGGTTTTTTGCGCTGCCGGATAAATTGTTTTGAATCTCTCACGGGTGGCGCAATTGTGATGAGGTTAATTAGTCTAGATGTTCCTTCTATAGATGGTTTAGGTTTACCACCAGTTTTAAAAAAAATTGCTAGTCGTCATGAAGGGTTGATTTTAGTCACAGGGGCTACAGGTTCAGGTAAATCAACGACACTGGCGGCAATGATTCGTTATCTTAACGAAACTACCCAAAAGCATATTGTCACTGTTGAAGATCCCATTGAATTTGTTCACACTTCCCAAAATTGTTTAATTAGTCAACGGGAAGTGGGTTTGCACACTAACGACTTTCATAATGCTTTGCGGTCGGTGTTAAGGGAAGATCCAGATGTCATATTAATTGGAGAAATGCGCGATCGCATTACAGTCAACACTGCCCTACAAGCAGCCCAAACAGGTCACTTAGTTTTGGGTAGCCTACATACCCGCAATGCTATCAATGCGATTAATCGGTTGTTAAATCTCTATGAAGCAAACGAACAGCAAGCTATGCGGATTCAAATAACTGAGTCTTTGATTGGTGTTATTGCTCAAATGCTAGTACCTACAATTGATCAGGGTCGTGTTGCGGTTCACGAAATTCTCATTAATACACCTGCTATGCAAGATTATCTCCTCAAGGGAGAAGAAGATGAAGCATTGCGATTGATGGAAACTAATACTACAGAAGGTATGCAAGTTCTCAATCACGCACTCTATGAAAAAGTATTAAGTAAGCGGATCACAATTGAAGAAGCTAAGAAAGCTTCTCCTGATCCATACGATCTAGATCGTCGTGTCCGTACTGGAGATATGGATGGATCTTCCTTAACTCGTGAATTTGGTTTGTAATTTTAAAGTTGCTTCAAAGTAAAACAGTTATCTAATAATTACTTGCAAATCTACTATCAAGCGATCGCACAAAATTACCCCACCCCAGCCCTCCCCTTATCAAGGCAGGGTTAATTCATTGTGAAGGAAGAAATTTTTTTGATTTCTACTGTATGAGTATTTTATTGAAGTAGAAACAACTGCTATTGAATAGCAGTTGTTTCTACTTCGGTAATCTAGAAATAGTATTAGTAGAAGTAATCAACAGTTACAACCATGGGGAAAAGTAGATTATTTGAACTATCAAAACTTGTATCTGTACGAATTAATAGTAATTAACAGTTAATTGTAGAATCATCTGAGTTAAGCAGCTTAAATATCGCATCTAGATCATGAGCAATTAAGCGCATAGCAGAAGTTAAAGAAGCATAACCATGACAGCGAACAAGATTAATCACGATGCTGCGAATAATTGAAAAATTAGCCGCAGCTAAGAGTTGAGAAATACACGAGCTATCTTCATTAAAAACTACATCTTTAACCCAATGTAATCGATTTTCAATTCCCCAATGACCACGAATACCTTTGGCAAATTCAAGCGCACTAACCGTCAGACTACTAATGTAATAAACTACCTGATGGTAAGGTAGATCTGAACGAGTGCCTGTGCGCTCAACCTTAATCAGACGCTTGAGACCAAGCCATTGGGGGCTAATGCCGCTTAAATCTTCAAATACTGAAACTTTGCGGTGAGTGTAACGATCTCGGCTACGCTCAAAACTGTGCTCTATACTGGTAGGATTTGTTGAGTGGGTAATTGTTTTAATTTGTTGATGTAAGCAACTTTGATTGGCTTTGACAGCAATAACATAATCATTGCCACTTTCGACAATTAACTTGACAGTTTTTTTTGGCAATGTAGGGCATCAAAGGTAAACACTGCATCCCTAATATCTAATGATGCTAGCAGGGCTTGTACCGCGGCAATTTCACTACTTTTCTTTAACTTGTGATAGTGCTTCTATCAGGTTTGCTCCCATCTGTGCTGGAACCTCCTAGCTTGATATATACAGATTACCGGAGTTGAAAGATGCGCGCTAAGAGCGCACCCTTTCAACTCCAATAAAATTACCTGTAACCAATAGTGTAATTTTTCTCTCCCCACAATGAAGTAACCCTGGGGACTGAGGGGGGTAATCTTTAACCTTTTAAACAATTTCATCTCCTAAAGGCAACGCTAAACCGCATCCCCAACGCTTAAACGAAAAAGCTTCTTTAGGAAACCAAGCATCATCCCAATCTTGCCAAGATTGATTTATTTGCTGCTTCAAAACATAAACACTTCCAGCAGGTACAGCA
The Oculatellaceae cyanobacterium genome window above contains:
- a CDS encoding PilT/PilU family type 4a pilus ATPase gives rise to the protein MQTEQPVPAKDKPPSIAVLVRHAHANKASDIHLRVGEVPRYRIRGQLVPFGRQWKLTPEIFQQYLVEILTPAQIQEFAANKELDTAIFYPGFLRCRINCFESLTGGAIVMRLISLDVPSIDGLGLPPVLKKIASRHEGLILVTGATGSGKSTTLAAMIRYLNETTQKHIVTVEDPIEFVHTSQNCLISQREVGLHTNDFHNALRSVLREDPDVILIGEMRDRITVNTALQAAQTGHLVLGSLHTRNAINAINRLLNLYEANEQQAMRIQITESLIGVIAQMLVPTIDQGRVAVHEILINTPAMQDYLLKGEEDEALRLMETNTTEGMQVLNHALYEKVLSKRITIEEAKKASPDPYDLDRRVRTGDMDGSSLTREFGL
- a CDS encoding DUF58 domain-containing protein, whose protein sequence is MINRITSWLETHWATPAYAGWLLLGIAICFFAAATNTMAGWLYVISGIIFAMLGLGAVLSVRSLRELIVRRNPIPPVTVGDQLTIEVEIINQTKQPKTLLQVQDVLPFVLGKPVQISLETIPSQDAHRWIYYQSTQKRGVYRWDTVQLRTGAPLGLFWCRRFRDVPAKAFVYPTVLPLNSCPLVDQMGQDENSLYYNRDRRAHAATEGVTRALRPYRVGDPIRLIHWRTSARYGEFKVRELEVFTGGQEVIIGLDSAGVWDLEDFEQAVIAAASIYFYAGKSGLNAKLWTAATGLLWGNRVVLETLAAVNAGEDSNTSNLPNSPTIWLTQNSETLNSLPNSSRWVLWQPRASTELAKMINRKLPGVIINTEQPLQLQLQQSLNNYY
- a CDS encoding ISAs1 family transposase; this encodes MPKKTVKLIVESGNDYVIAVKANQSCLHQQIKTITHSTNPTSIEHSFERSRDRYTHRKVSVFEDLSGISPQWLGLKRLIKVERTGTRSDLPYHQVVYYISSLTVSALEFAKGIRGHWGIENRLHWVKDVVFNEDSSCISQLLAAANFSIIRSIVINLVRCHGYASLTSAMRLIAHDLDAIFKLLNSDDSTINC